One genomic region from Xiphophorus couchianus chromosome 21, X_couchianus-1.0, whole genome shotgun sequence encodes:
- the LOC114136801 gene encoding toll-like receptor 13, with protein sequence MGSEDVARAKRHSRCSKGNVIFLLMFLICSAVPASGFSLKSCSLSKTIAVCVQRRLTAIPQDIPPTVTGFDLSVNRLTKIRSSDFTPLPLLVYLELNRNKILHIESAAFASLTSLQKLNLNNNKVIKLEERAFDGLSNLTELRINHNQIKTVSSTSFQSLRKLKVLDISHNKLKQTTDVQLILQHMPQLQELVLKGNSLKAFHSWELTNNSLNLCRLDLTFNPLEDFRITADIFQNLTCLKIGNPNGNKPMRWNLKNHTFLSTVSSLDITGLIMSLDDMKELFKAVNSSLIFLRMNSMKRNQSQLINISCSIPTMSKLHFRHNKLKMIHSDLFKSCVHLTELDLADNSIEIIQENAFTALKGLRILGLSRNKLSSVPNATRNLQNLSELDLDSNTIRSITCQDFSNKTMLKELSMKNNSIPALNKCAFKDLLRLQVLRLQSNQIAHLNGSFENHLSNLKRLYLNGNKLTKILPKEFRSLRSLLNLSLHQNQIKDFYKDSFVGLTNLTDVCLQTNSIKREALKSGVFNALINLRRLDLSSNHIKYFDSHPLTYPPFSNLSRLEELSIIGQHSSGKSCLPANFLQGLNNLLSFYAKRIHIIYIDKDTFKYTPKLETLDLGSNDLRTLSSELFAPIQNLKNLYIHRTGLQSLDFFIDASLTKLEFLEGRHNQYSVITEDVIKSLPSLLCVDFTYISFSCDCDNAWFLNWTIANTQTQVNDAYNYSCNYPDDFKGKKLLGFDFTSCLQDKGFICFVSTTCMVLFVMVMSFSYHFMRSQLYIAYYLFWAWLFDSKYKNKQAPHQYDAFISYNSSDEPWVIGELLPKLEGEQGWRLCLHHRDFEPGKPIIDNITDAIYSSRKTICVISRRYLRSEWCSREVQTASFRLFDEQKDVLILVFLEDIPTYLLSPFHRMRKLLKKQTYLSWPRAAGHPEVFWENLRKALQTGNDPNEEKLQLAVTETY encoded by the exons ATGGGATCAGAGGACGTAGCTAGAGCAAAAAGACATTCAAGATGTTCCAAAGGCAACGTGATTTTCCTCTTGATGTTTCTGATCTGTTCTGCTGTTCCTGCCAGTGGATTTTCACTGAAGAGCTGCAGCCTGAGCAAGACTATAGCTGTATGTGTGCAGAGGCGACTGACTGCTATTCCTCAGGATATTCCTCCGACCGTTACCGGCTTTGACCTTTCTGTAAACAGGTTGACAAAGATACGATCTTCAGATTTCACACCCTTACCTCTTCTAGTGTACTTGGAACTGAATCGCAATAAGATTTTACATATCGAAAGCGCTGCTTTTGCCTCTCTGACTTCCCtccaaaagttaaatcttaaCAACAATAAAGTTATTAAACTAGAGGAAAGAGCTTTTGATGGGTTGAGCAACCTCACTGAGTTACGAATTAATCATAACCAGATAAAAACTGTGTCATCCACATCTTTCCAGTCTTTGaggaaattaaaagttttggaTATTTCacacaacaaactgaaacagaCCACAGATGTTCAACTCATACTGCAGCATATGCCACAGCTACAAGAGTTGGTGCTTAAAGGAAATAGTTTAAAAGCCTTTCATTCATGGGAACTTACCAACAACTCACTCAATCTTTGCAGACTTGATTTGACTTTTAATCCTTTGGAAGACTTTAGGATCACTGCTGACATCTTCCAAAATCTCACCTGTCTGAAGATCGGCAATCCTAACGGAAACAAACCAATGAGGTGGAATCTGAAAAACCACACTTTCTTGAGCACAGTGTCCAGTCTTGACATCACTGGGCTGATTATGTCTCTTGATGATATGAAAGAATTATTTAAAGCTGTAAACTCATCGCTCATCTTTCTGCGGATGAACAGCATGAAACGAAACCAAAGTCAACTCATCAACATTTCCTGCTCCATCCCAACAATGTCTAAATTGCATTTTCGACACAATAAGCTCAAGATGATCCATTCAGATTTGTTCAAATCATGTGTCCATCTGACTGAGTTAGATTTAGCAGATAATTCTATAGAAATTATCCAAGAAAATGCCTTCACAGCGCTAAAAGGTTTAAGGATTTTGGGTCTGAGTAGAAATAAACTTTCATCTGTTCCAAACGCAACAAGGAATCTACAAAATCTTTCTGAGCTTGATCTAGATAGCAACACGATCCGCTCAATCACATGTCAAGATTTCTCCAATAAGACGATGCTGAAGGAACTAAGCATGAAGAATAACTCAATCCCAGCTCTGAACAAATGTGCCTTCAAGGATTTGCTACGACTGCAAGTTCTCAGATTACAATCCAACCAGATAGCACATTTAAATGGATCTTTTGAAAATCATCTTTCAAACCTTAAACGTCTGTATTTGAATGGAAATAAACTTACTAAAATTTTACCAAAGGAATTTAGGAGCTTGCGGTCTCTCCTTAACTTATCGTTacatcaaaatcaaataaaggaCTTTTATAAAGACAGTTTTGTTGGACTGACAAATCTCACTGATGTCTGCTTGCAGACAAACAGTATCAAAAGAGAGGCCTTAAAGTCAGGTGTTTTCAATGCTCTGATTAATCTAAGAAGACTGGATCTATCTTCTaatcacattaaatattttgacagtCACCCTCTGACATATCCACCATTTTCTAATCTGTCCCGTTTGGAGGAGTTGTCTATTATTGGTCAGCACTCTTCTGGAAAGTCCTGTCTGCCTGCAAATTTCCTGCAAGGTTTAAACAACTTGCTGAGTTTCTATGCCAAAAGAATTCATATTATCTACATTGATAAagacacatttaaatacaccCCAAAGCTAGAAACTCTTGATCTTGGGTCAAATGATTTGAGGACTCTGTCTTCAGAACTGTTTGCCCCAattcaaaaccttaaaaacctcTACATACACCGAACAGGTCTTCAGTCGTTAGATTTCTTCATAGATGCCAGTCTGACCAAGCTGGAGTTCCTGGAGGGAAGACACAACCAATACTCAGTCATCACTGAAGACGTAATCAAGTCGCTTCCATCGCTCCTGTGTGTTGACTTTACATATATCAGTTTCTCCTGTGACTGTGACAATGCCTGGTTCCTTAACTGGACAATagcaaatacacaaacacaggtTAATGATGCGTATAACTACTCTTGCAACTATCCAGATGACTTCAAAGGCAAAAAGCTCTTGGGTTTCGACTTCACATCCTGCTTACAGGATAAGGGTTTCATCTGCTTTGTGTCCACAACATGCATGGTTCTCTTTGTCATGGTTATGTCCTTCAGCTACCATTTCATGAGGTCCCAACTTTACATCGCCTACTACCTATTCTGGGCTTGGCTCTTTGActcaaagtacaaaaataagCAAGCTCCTCATCAGTACGACGCCTTTATCTCCTACAACTCCAGCGATGAGCCTTGGGTGATTGGTGAACTGTTACCCAAACTGGAAGGAGAGCAGGGCTGGAGGCTGTGTCTGCACCATCGAGACTTTGAACCAG GGAAGCCCATCATAGACAACATCACAGATGCCATCTATAGCAGCAGGAAGACGATCTGTGTGATCAGCCGCAGATATCTCAGGAGCGAGTGGTGCTCCAGGGAGGTCCAGACAGCCAg TTTCCGTCTCTTTGACGAGCAGAAGGATGTGCTGATCCTGGTGTTTTTGGAGGACATTCCCACCTACCTGCTGTCTCCTTTCCACCGAATGAGGAAGCTGCTGAAGAAGCAGACCTACCTGAGCTGGCCGCGCGCCGCCGGCCACCCAGAGGTATTCTGGGAAAACCTGAGGAAGGCTCTGCAGACCGGAAACGATCCAAATGAGGAGAAATTACAGCTCGCTGTGACAGAAACGTACTGA